In the Pseudomonas orientalis genome, one interval contains:
- a CDS encoding nuclear transport factor 2 family protein: MSHPTYVEDYNAIVAVLNHYNEGGKQAKSSLMKPAFSEQATIFGVDGEGKLTGGPIQGLFDIIDTAFRPSPQAKGAIVNVDIVGTAASARIDTNDISGFCFTDFFNLLKVDGKWTVISKIYHTHVAP, from the coding sequence ATGAGTCATCCAACCTACGTAGAAGACTACAACGCCATCGTCGCGGTGCTGAACCACTACAACGAAGGTGGCAAGCAAGCCAAAAGCAGCCTGATGAAACCTGCCTTCAGCGAGCAGGCCACCATCTTTGGTGTAGACGGCGAAGGCAAGCTGACCGGAGGCCCCATCCAGGGTCTGTTCGACATTATCGACACTGCCTTTCGTCCTTCGCCGCAAGCCAAAGGTGCCATCGTCAACGTCGATATTGTAGGTACCGCTGCCAGTGCACGTATCGATACCAATGACATTTCCGGCTTCTGCTTTACCGATTTCTTCAACCTGCTCAAGGTTGACGGAAAGTGGACAGTCATCAGCAAGATCTACCACACCCACGTTGCTCCTTGA
- a CDS encoding flavin reductase family protein yields the protein MHDHIAEVPLEKAYRLINHGPTVLVSAQHVGTRNVMAAAWACALDFSPPKVTVVLDKITNTRELVERSGLFVIQVPTVAQLQLTHDVGSVSLKEAPRKLADAGAELFSISGHDLPFVAGCSAWLACKLLPEPHNQTTYDLFIGEVVGAWADTRVFSDGHWHFERAHPDLRSLHYIAGGHFYAIGEALDAVTQQDA from the coding sequence ATGCACGACCACATTGCCGAAGTGCCGCTTGAAAAAGCCTATCGACTGATCAACCACGGCCCGACCGTGTTGGTGTCCGCTCAACATGTCGGGACCCGAAATGTGATGGCCGCCGCGTGGGCCTGTGCATTGGACTTTTCACCGCCCAAAGTCACCGTGGTGCTGGACAAGATCACCAACACCCGCGAGCTCGTAGAGCGCAGCGGCCTGTTCGTGATTCAGGTGCCGACCGTGGCCCAGCTGCAACTGACCCATGACGTCGGCAGCGTCAGCCTGAAGGAAGCCCCCCGCAAGCTGGCTGACGCCGGCGCCGAGCTGTTCAGCATCAGCGGCCATGACCTGCCGTTCGTGGCGGGCTGCTCGGCTTGGCTTGCGTGCAAGCTGCTGCCCGAACCGCACAACCAGACGACCTATGACCTGTTTATCGGCGAGGTTGTCGGCGCCTGGGCCGATACACGCGTATTCAGCGATGGGCATTGGCACTTTGAGCGCGCCCACCCGGACTTGAGGAGCCTGCACTACATCGCAGGTGGCCACTTCTACGCGATCGGCGAAGCGCTGGACGCCGTCACACAGCAAGACGCCTGA
- a CDS encoding SDR family oxidoreductase, which produces MNYLQNKTAIITGASSGLGAASARALSEKGVRIVAAALDQQGLDAIVSELKGRGGEAAGRVSDVTNPEDMKALAQFAQGTFGSVDILINNAGLMLFSNWVDLATDDWEKMVNVNIKGYLHGIAAVLPFMLKQKSGQILNMDSVAGHQVGPAAGIYSATKFFVQAMTESMRKELGVQHGIRVNTVSPGVINTGWADKVTDPAGRKAAQALNKIAISPDDIGRAVVYALNQPENVTVNDLIISPTRQDW; this is translated from the coding sequence ATGAATTATCTGCAGAATAAAACCGCGATCATCACTGGCGCATCGTCCGGCCTGGGCGCTGCGTCGGCACGTGCCTTGTCCGAAAAAGGCGTTCGAATCGTCGCAGCAGCCCTGGATCAGCAAGGCCTGGATGCCATCGTCAGCGAGTTGAAAGGCCGGGGCGGTGAAGCAGCAGGTCGCGTCAGCGATGTGACCAATCCTGAGGATATGAAAGCGCTCGCTCAATTTGCCCAGGGCACGTTTGGTTCGGTGGATATCCTGATCAACAATGCCGGCTTGATGCTGTTTTCCAATTGGGTCGACCTGGCCACCGATGACTGGGAAAAGATGGTCAACGTGAACATCAAAGGCTACCTGCATGGTATCGCAGCGGTGTTGCCGTTCATGCTCAAACAGAAATCGGGCCAGATCCTGAATATGGATTCGGTCGCTGGTCATCAGGTCGGGCCTGCTGCGGGCATCTACAGTGCCACCAAGTTCTTTGTGCAAGCCATGACCGAGTCGATGCGCAAAGAGCTGGGCGTGCAGCACGGCATTCGTGTCAACACGGTCAGCCCGGGTGTGATCAACACCGGTTGGGCCGATAAAGTCACCGACCCGGCAGGCCGTAAAGCGGCTCAAGCGCTGAACAAAATCGCGATCTCGCCGGACGATATTGGTCGCGCAGTGGTGTATGCACTGAATCAGCCTGAAAACGTCACCGTCAACGACCTGATCATTTCGCCGACCCGTCAGGATTGGTAA
- a CDS encoding alkene reductase: MTDNTTRTDLFSPINLGAIKLANRILMAPVTRSRYAEDGVPNELHAEYYAQRATAGLIVAEATNISAQGRGYAATPGIWSEEQVAGWKKVTDAVHAAGGKIVSQLWHVGRFSSVELQPDGAAPVAPSAIKAEGDTYTTHGFVPVSMPRALETDEIPGIIEQYKRAAENAKRAGFDGVEVHSANSYLLDQFLRDSTNHRTDSYGGSIENRARLTLEVTEAIVKIWGNDRVGVRLSPVTPDAGNTPPDSNVMAMYGYLIQQLNAFDLAYLHFVEGATATSREVPEGVDMDALSAQFNGPFIGNNNYDLDMAIERRAQGKIDAVAFGRLFISNPDLVERLRRGAELTIAPRDSYYGGGAKGYTDWPVGNY; this comes from the coding sequence ATGACAGACAACACCACACGAACTGACTTATTCAGCCCCATCAACCTGGGCGCAATCAAACTCGCCAACCGTATTTTGATGGCACCTGTCACCCGTAGCCGCTACGCCGAAGACGGTGTTCCCAACGAGCTGCACGCCGAGTATTACGCCCAACGCGCCACGGCCGGCCTGATTGTTGCTGAAGCCACCAATATCTCTGCGCAGGGGCGCGGTTATGCGGCCACACCTGGCATCTGGAGCGAAGAGCAGGTTGCCGGTTGGAAGAAAGTCACGGATGCCGTGCATGCCGCCGGCGGCAAGATCGTCAGCCAGCTATGGCATGTGGGGCGGTTCTCCAGTGTCGAGCTGCAACCCGACGGTGCCGCACCGGTCGCACCTTCAGCGATCAAGGCTGAAGGCGACACCTACACCACCCACGGCTTCGTCCCGGTGTCGATGCCTCGGGCACTTGAAACCGATGAGATCCCGGGGATCATCGAGCAATACAAGCGGGCTGCCGAAAATGCCAAGCGCGCCGGTTTTGATGGTGTAGAGGTCCACTCGGCCAACAGCTACCTGCTGGATCAGTTCCTGCGGGACTCGACCAACCATCGCACCGACTCGTACGGCGGTTCCATCGAGAACCGCGCGCGCCTGACCCTGGAAGTGACCGAAGCAATCGTCAAGATCTGGGGCAATGACCGCGTTGGCGTCCGTTTGTCGCCCGTGACGCCTGATGCAGGCAACACGCCGCCCGACAGCAATGTGATGGCGATGTACGGCTACCTGATCCAACAGTTGAACGCCTTCGACCTGGCTTATCTGCACTTCGTTGAGGGCGCGACTGCCACCTCGCGTGAAGTGCCCGAAGGCGTGGACATGGACGCTTTGAGTGCGCAGTTCAACGGGCCCTTCATCGGCAACAACAACTACGACCTGGACATGGCCATTGAACGCCGCGCCCAGGGCAAGATCGACGCCGTCGCGTTTGGCCGCCTGTTCATTTCCAACCCGGACCTGGTTGAGCGCCTGCGTCGTGGTGCCGAGCTGACCATCGCACCGCGCGATTCGTATTACGGCGGTGGCGCGAAGGGCTACACCGATTGGCCCGTCGGCAACTACTGA